In Deltaproteobacteria bacterium, the DNA window GCCACTTGTCGATGGGCAGCCCGGTGAATTTCTCTGGCTTCATCTATAACGTCGTCCCCTACGGTGTGTCGGAGCAAACCGAGACCATCGATTACGATGAAGTTGAGAGGCTGGCGAAACAGCATCGCCCGAAATTGATCATCGCCGGCGCCAGCGCTTACCCGCGCATCATCGACTACGCGCGTTTTCGCAAGGTTGCCGATGAAGTGGGAGCTCTCTTGATGGTCGATATGGCGCATATCGCCGGTCTGGTCGCAGCCGGGCTCCACCCGAGTCCGGTGCCCTATGCCGATTTCGTGACCACAACGACGCACAAAACTCTGCGTGGGCCGCGCGGCGGCATGGTGCTGTGCAAAGCGGAGCATGCTAAGACCATCGACAGCCGGGTTTTTCCCGGCATGCAGGGCGGGCCGCTGATGCATGTGATTGCCGCCAAAGCCGTGGCGCTGAAAGAAGCGCTCAGTCCTGAGTTCAAAACCTATCAGCAACAGATCGTCAAAAATGCCAAAGCGCTGGCGCAAAAATTAATGAACAGCGGTTTTCGCCTGACCTCCGATGGCACTGACAACCACTTGATGCTGGTCGACCTGCGCAAATCTGAGCTGACCGGCAAAGTCGCCCAGGAAACTCTAGACAGGGCGCGGATTACGGTCAACAAAAATGGCGTGCCCTTTGACACTCGCTCTCCGTTTGTCACCAGCGGCGTCCGCATCGGCACGCCGGCGGTGACCACGCGCGGCATGAAAGAAGCGGAAATGGAAACCATCGGCGGTTTGATCACCCGGGTGCTACAGAACATCAGCGACGAGAAGGTGGTGCAGCAGGTCGGCGCGGATGTCGGCGCGTTGTGCAAGAAGTTTCCGGTGTATCCGCATCGGCTGGCGAAGAATTAGAGGACAGAGAACTCGAGGATGGAAGATTGAGGATCTAGGATCGAGGATAGCGTATGCGAATACGCGTCTGCCATTCGCCATTTTCGGATTTCCATCATCCATTAACATGAAGTGTCCCTTCTGCCACGAGATTGAGAATCGCGTCATCGATTCGCGCCTGTCGAAGGACAGCAATATGATCCGGCGCCGGCGCGAATGTGAGCGCTGCAGCCGCCGGTTCACGACCTACGAGCGGGTCGAAGAGATGATGCCGATGGTGATCAAAAAAGACGGGCGGCGGGAAAACTATGACCGGGTCAAGATCATCAACGGTTTGAAGCGCGCTTGCGAGAAGCGGCCCGTGAGCATCAATACGATTGAAGCCGTGGCCGATCGGGTGGAACGGACTATTCAAGAGCGCGGTGAAAAGGAAATCCCCAGCTCGGTGATCGGCGAAGCCCTGATGCGCGAGCTGCACGACACCGACCCAGTGGCCTATGTGCGCTTCGCTTCGGTCTATCGATCGTTCAAAGATATCAGCGAGTTCTTAGTGGAGCTTGAAGAGTTGATCAAAGAGCGCAAGAGTTCCTCGGCCCTCGCCAACCTGCGGCCGAGAAGGGAATAGTCGGTTTTGGCCGCGCCGGTCTGGAGCGAGTTCGAGATCAAGTGCATGGGTTTGGCGCTGCGCCAAGCGCGCAAAGCCGCGGGCCGGACGAGCCCCAACCCGATGGTGGGCGCAGTGCTTGTGCGGGGTGGTCGAATCGTCGCCAGCGGCCATCACAAATACCCCGGCGGCGATCACGGCGAGATCGACGCGCTCAAGAAAGCCGGCGCCAAGGCGCGCGGCGCAACCCTCTATCTAAATCTCGAGCCCTGCAGCCACTACGGGCGCACGCCGCCGTGCGCCGATGCGTTGATTCGCGCCGGCATAGCCGAGGTCGTGGCCAGCATGAAAGATCCCAATCCGTTGGTTGCCGGGAGGGGTTTTGCAAAGTTGCGCCGCGCCGGTGTGCGCGTGCGCAGCGGTTTACTTGAGGAAGAGGCAAAAACGCTCAACCAGGGCTGGGTGAAATATATCCAGCGCGGCATGCCTTTCGTCACACTCAAGCTGGCCGCCACGCTCGACGGCAAGATCGCCGCGCGCACGGGCGACGCCCATTGGATTAGCGGCGCGCTGTCGCGCAACACAGTGCATCGGCTGCGCAATGAATTGGATGCGGTAATTGTCGGTGCCGGCACAGCGCTGGCCGATGACCCACAGCTCACTTGCCGGATTGCCGGCGGGCGCAATCCACTGCGTGTGGTGTTGGATAGCCGGTTGCGCATTGCACCGGCTGCCCAACTGTTGCATCAAGCCGACCCTGGAAAGACGATTATCGTAGCGGGAGGCGGCGTCGGTGCGGCGAAGAGCCGAGCCGTGGTAAGCTCTGGCGCGCAGCTCTGGCAGTTTCCGCTGCGCGCGGGAAAAATTCCCTGGCGGCCGCTGTTGCGCAAACTCGCCCGGCGAGGCGTCGTGAATGTGCTGATCGAAGGCGGAGCAGAAGTTGCGGCGTCGGCGCTGCGAGACAAAATCGTCGACAAAATAATATTTTTCTACGCGCCGAAAATTTTGGGCAGCGATGGTAAATCGATGGTTGGCGAACTGGCCATCGACAAAGTCCGCCGATCGCTGCAGGTGAAAGGTTTAACTGTCAAGCGCTCCGGCGAAGATATCTTGGTTGAAGGTTATCTGTGATGGAGCAAAGGGCGAAGTTATGTTTACCGGTTTGATTGAAGACGTCGGCGAGATCAAGGGATTTCAGCTCAGTAAGGGCGGAGCGGTGCTGGTGGTCTCAACCCGATTGCCGGTTCGCGCCATGAAGCCCGGCGCCAGCGTTGCGGTCAACGGTGCCTGTTTAACCGTGGTCAAGAAAGCCGCGCGGGAGTTTACCGTAGACGTCTCGCCGGAGACCTTGGCGTGCACCAGCTTGGCCCAGCTGCACAGCGGTAGTCTGGTTAATCTCGAAGAGCCGATGCGGCTGCAGGAACGGCTCGGCGGTCATTTAGTCACCGGGCATGTCGATGGCTTGGCGACGGTTGCCAGTATCGAGAAGAGCCATGAATTTACCTGCTTTAGGTTTCGTTTGCCGGCCAAACTTGGGGAGCTTTTAGTCCCCAAGGGCTCGGTGGCGGTGGACGGCATTAGTCTTACGGTCAATCAATGCTCGCGCCAGAGCTTTTCAGTGATGATCATCCCGTTTACCTTGCAGCACACTAATTTGCGCGCCCGCAGGGTTGGTGATAGAGTCAATATCGAAACCGATCTCATCGGTAAATACGTTAAAAATTTCATGAAACCGCATCGGTGATCGCTGCGCACGAAGATTTTCAATTATGTCCATTGCTACGA includes these proteins:
- a CDS encoding serine hydroxymethyltransferase, producing the protein MSFLQQTDPEVFAAIEKETRRLEGNLELIASENVVSEAVLEAQGCIMTNKYAEGYPGKRYYGGCEYVDEVESLAIARAKELFGADHANVQPHSGSQANMTVYLAVLKPGDNYLGMNLAHGGHLSMGSPVNFSGFIYNVVPYGVSEQTETIDYDEVERLAKQHRPKLIIAGASAYPRIIDYARFRKVADEVGALLMVDMAHIAGLVAAGLHPSPVPYADFVTTTTHKTLRGPRGGMVLCKAEHAKTIDSRVFPGMQGGPLMHVIAAKAVALKEALSPEFKTYQQQIVKNAKALAQKLMNSGFRLTSDGTDNHLMLVDLRKSELTGKVAQETLDRARITVNKNGVPFDTRSPFVTSGVRIGTPAVTTRGMKEAEMETIGGLITRVLQNISDEKVVQQVGADVGALCKKFPVYPHRLAKN
- the nrdR gene encoding transcriptional repressor NrdR, with protein sequence MKCPFCHEIENRVIDSRLSKDSNMIRRRRECERCSRRFTTYERVEEMMPMVIKKDGRRENYDRVKIINGLKRACEKRPVSINTIEAVADRVERTIQERGEKEIPSSVIGEALMRELHDTDPVAYVRFASVYRSFKDISEFLVELEELIKERKSSSALANLRPRRE
- a CDS encoding riboflavin synthase, with protein sequence MFTGLIEDVGEIKGFQLSKGGAVLVVSTRLPVRAMKPGASVAVNGACLTVVKKAAREFTVDVSPETLACTSLAQLHSGSLVNLEEPMRLQERLGGHLVTGHVDGLATVASIEKSHEFTCFRFRLPAKLGELLVPKGSVAVDGISLTVNQCSRQSFSVMIIPFTLQHTNLRARRVGDRVNIETDLIGKYVKNFMKPHR